The sequence TTATTACTGATAATTCTTAAAGGACCAGGTGATGATAATAAAGGTATATCTGTGACTTCCAACTCTCTCTTATCATATTTTATTTGAACTCTTTCGCTAATCATTAGATGTTGTTGTGCCAGGTCACCATCACTTTGTTGTACAACTGGGATGTTTACCAGCATAGGATTAAACAGGTTACTGCTATTGCTGTCAGAGACTCGCGAAGTTTTTTATCGCTTAACCTTCGCGTAGTTACCCTAGTCAGAGATCTGGTATGATTGCACACTAAGAACTTTTTACACTTAAACTTTATTTTTCTATTGTAATCAAAGTTGTCTTGTGTAAATGGAAGGAACTACATATGGGAGTTTAGAGGACCCCAAAGTCGGACTCAACAAGATTTCCGTCTTAAGTATCATTGTTGGTCTTCCGGTTAGTCCACCCTCTTATTCTCCCTAGTCAAATTCGATTTCATATTCTATAAAGCATTATATTGAACAAGGTTAGACTTTATATCAtgggaaaaaaatagaaaatcagCCGAGTTTTATATTATGGAAAaaaaatagcaaaagttgaaactgTCTTTAATTTTACTAGATTTATTTCCATTTGAGGTATGTAGGGTTTCTAATATTCTTTATGATGATGCTCAAACTTGTGTCTTCATTTGCTTGTTTGAACTGCAGTTGAGGCCAAAGAAAAAGATCAAGTAGATGCAATCCTAAAAATTTTGGTGGGTGCAGAGCCGGAGAATTTGTTTTCTAGCATCTTAATTGGTACTTTTACTTCCAAACAATTAAAATTTTGCGTTTTACTCAAGAATATCATATTTGAAATTTGTATAACAGGTCTAGTTTTAGTATCTGTTACTGGTTATCACATATCGAATCATGTTTCTCAAGCCAAGTAAAA comes from Papaver somniferum cultivar HN1 chromosome 7, ASM357369v1, whole genome shotgun sequence and encodes:
- the LOC113297622 gene encoding uncharacterized protein LOC113297622 is translated as MIIKVTITLLYNWDVYQHRIKQVTAIAVRDSRSFLSLNLRVVTLVRDLLSCVNGRNYIWEFRGPQSRTQQDFRLKYHCWSSVEAKEKDQVDAILKILVGAEPENLFSSILIGAKAKPLKQPKVQHKEYDETDLANLRKKKRETLC